CTTGGCGGCGCCGTGCAGGATGCCCAGCACCTCTTCCTCGCGCATGATGATGTACTCTTCGCCGTCGATCTTGATCTCGGCGCCGGAGTACTTGCCGAAGAGGATGCGGTCGCCCTCTTTCACGTCCAGGGGCCGGACCTTGCCTTCCTCGCTGATCTTGCCCTTGCCCACGGCGATGACCTCGCCCTCCTGCGGCTTCTCTTTGGCCGAGTCGGGGATGATGATGCCGCCGCGGACCGTCTCTTGCTCCTCCACCCGCCGGATCAGGATGCGGTCGTGCAGGGGAGTCAGTTTCGTAGCCATGCTGGTGCTCCTTTCTGTCCTTTATAAGATATTGCCCTACAGATACTTACGGCCTTAGCACTCTCACCTTGAGAGTGCCAGTCTAGAGCCCCGCCTCCCCCTTTGTCAACCCCGCCTGAGCGGAACCGGCCCGGATAAGGGCGGGGGCGTGGAGGAGGGCGGGCTGGCGGAAGCTGGTCATCCTCTTTTCACAGAATCCACAGCCGCAGCGGGATTAGAATAACGGCGTCGGCAGCCGGCCAGGTTGGGCAGGCCTGCCGCGGCAGGATGGGGCCAGCGAACGGTCGGGCGAGCCTGGGTCGAGCCAGACAGGCGAACGGTGAGCCAAGTGGGTCTACCGAAAGCCGAAGCGGAGAGAAACACCGGCCTTCTGCGGTGGCTTGCGGGGGCGAGCCTGCTGATCCTGCTGCTGAGCTGCTTCCCGCTGTGGGCGCAGGCCGGGCCGGTGAGCGCGGCCGTCCCCGATACCGCCAGCGTCAACCACTCCGTACCCCTGCCGCAAGCGCCCTCGCCGCTGGCGCCCAGCTTCTCTCCCAACAACCTGCCGCAAGTCCCGGAGGAGATGGTCAGCCTGGAGGTGATCCCGCCGGCGCCGGAGGCGGTGCCGGCCACCGCCGTTCCCAACGTGGGCGCCAACCTGAGCAAGGTGCCGGAGAAGTATGACGTCTCCCACATCGGCGACCGCGGCATCGGCAAGGGGGTGAACTTCTACTCGCTGGACCGGGAGATTGCCATGGGCCGCGACCTCTCCCACGAGGTGGAGGCGGCCTCGGTGCTGGTGACCGACCCGGTGGTGACCGAGTACATCAACCGCATCGGGCAGAACCTGGTGCGCAACTCCGACGCCAAGGTCCCTTTCACCATCAAGGTGATCGACAACGACGAGATCAACGCTTTCGCCCTGCCGGGCGGCTTCTTCTACGTGAACTCGGGATTGATCCTGGCCGCCGACAACGAGGCCGAACTGGCGGGGGTGATGTCGCACGAGATCGCGCACGTGGCCGCCCGCCATGCCACGAAGACCGCCACCAAGGTGGAGATCTGGAACCTGGTCTCCATCCCGCTGATCTTCCTGGGCGGGCCGGCGGGCTTCGCGGTGCGCCAGGCGGCGGCCATCCTGGTGCCCATGAGCTTCCTCAAGTTCAGCCGCGACATGGAGCGCGAGGCCGACCTGCTGGGCATCGAGTACGACTACGCGGCCGGCTACGATCCCTCGGCGCTGGTGGACTTCTTCGAGAAGCTGGACGCGGAAAAAAAGCAGAAGCACTCGTTGTTGGCCAAGGCCTTCAGCACCCATCCCATGAACGAGGACCGCATCCAGCGCGCGGAGAAGGAGATCCTCACCATGCTGCCGGCGCGCGACCAGTACCTGGTGGACACCAGCGAGTTCCAGGAGGTCAAGGCGCGGCTGGCGGCGCTCAGCGCCCGCCGCCACCTGCAAGTGGGCAAGCCTGGCCCCACCTTGATGAAGCGCGGCAAGAACGAGGGCTCCTCCGGCTCCGACCAGCCCGC
This region of Terriglobales bacterium genomic DNA includes:
- the groES gene encoding co-chaperone GroES, with amino-acid sequence MATKLTPLHDRILIRRVEEQETVRGGIIIPDSAKEKPQEGEVIAVGKGKISEEGKVRPLDVKEGDRILFGKYSGAEIKIDGEEYIIMREEEVLGILHGAAKSKEHAGARK
- a CDS encoding M48 family metallopeptidase; this encodes MGLPKAEAERNTGLLRWLAGASLLILLLSCFPLWAQAGPVSAAVPDTASVNHSVPLPQAPSPLAPSFSPNNLPQVPEEMVSLEVIPPAPEAVPATAVPNVGANLSKVPEKYDVSHIGDRGIGKGVNFYSLDREIAMGRDLSHEVEAASVLVTDPVVTEYINRIGQNLVRNSDAKVPFTIKVIDNDEINAFALPGGFFYVNSGLILAADNEAELAGVMSHEIAHVAARHATKTATKVEIWNLVSIPLIFLGGPAGFAVRQAAAILVPMSFLKFSRDMEREADLLGIEYDYAAGYDPSALVDFFEKLDAEKKQKHSLLAKAFSTHPMNEDRIQRAEKEILTMLPARDQYLVDTSEFQEVKARLAALSARRHLQVGKPGPTLMKRGKNEGSSGSDQPA